A window of Coprothermobacter sp. contains these coding sequences:
- a CDS encoding ArsR family transcriptional regulator has protein sequence MTQRSLTCATHDTNPNWCPDCEAKARLVSVLMEPQRIKIIRLLRGGEQCVCEIERSLGIPQNLVSHHLRVLREAGLVSARKEGQFVHYSRVEERIRQLTEALDELVEP, from the coding sequence ATGACGCAACGCTCGTTGACATGCGCAACACATGACACGAACCCCAACTGGTGTCCAGACTGCGAGGCTAAAGCTCGTCTCGTCTCCGTGCTCATGGAGCCCCAGCGTATCAAGATCATCAGGCTGTTACGTGGTGGCGAACAGTGTGTCTGCGAGATTGAGCGTTCGCTCGGTATCCCGCAGAACCTGGTTTCGCATCACTTGAGGGTTCTGCGCGAGGCAGGGCTTGTCAGCGCTCGCAAGGAAGGGCAGTTCGTGCACTACTCGCGAGTCGAGGAACGCATCCGTCAGCTGACCGAAGCTCTGGACGAGCTAGTCGAACCATAG
- a CDS encoding arsenic-transporting ATPase: MADIESLLRPSAKGSRQVFFAGKGGVGKTTMACLTAVHAARQGYQTLLLTTDPAAHTGSVLGKNVTDQVEAIDGVPALFAAKIDQKQATEDYKKGILDDARAKFDEDTIRTMTEELASPCTEEMAAFQRFIDLSSTPGFDVIVFDTAPTGHTLRLLELPLDWSEQIRLKATGATEAMSAGDRQQKDRFDRAVSAMRDPELTTFSFVMYPESTPILEAYRASQELAAIGVATQLVVANLLIAEEQATTPFFQKRRRLQLGYLDDMRRRFAEAALLMVPMMDSDIRGIDKLDMLDKIVFGGIV, encoded by the coding sequence ATGGCTGACATCGAGAGCTTGTTGCGTCCAAGTGCAAAGGGGTCTCGACAGGTATTCTTTGCGGGCAAGGGCGGCGTGGGCAAAACGACCATGGCATGCCTGACTGCAGTACACGCAGCCCGACAAGGATACCAGACCCTGCTCCTCACCACGGACCCCGCGGCACATACCGGCAGCGTGCTTGGCAAGAACGTGACGGATCAGGTAGAAGCCATCGATGGCGTCCCGGCGTTGTTTGCCGCCAAGATCGATCAGAAGCAAGCGACTGAGGACTACAAGAAAGGTATTCTCGACGATGCGCGGGCAAAGTTCGACGAGGACACGATTCGCACGATGACCGAGGAGCTGGCCTCTCCCTGCACCGAAGAAATGGCAGCGTTCCAGCGCTTCATTGACCTGTCGAGCACCCCAGGATTCGACGTTATCGTCTTTGATACGGCACCGACGGGGCACACCCTGAGACTGCTCGAGCTTCCCCTCGACTGGAGCGAGCAAATCAGGCTCAAGGCCACTGGCGCCACCGAAGCGATGTCTGCAGGAGACCGCCAGCAGAAAGACCGGTTCGACCGAGCAGTCAGCGCAATGCGGGATCCCGAGCTGACGACGTTCAGTTTCGTCATGTATCCCGAGAGTACCCCGATTCTTGAAGCGTACCGCGCATCTCAGGAGTTGGCGGCAATCGGTGTGGCAACGCAGCTCGTGGTAGCAAACCTGCTGATTGCCGAGGAACAGGCGACGACGCCCTTCTTCCAGAAGCGCAGACGGCTGCAGCTGGGATACTTGGACGACATGCGGAGACGCTTCGCGGAGGCCGCACTGCTCATGGTTCCCATGATGGATAGTGACATTCGTGGTATCGACAAGCTTGACATGCTGGACAAAATCGTATTTGGAGGGATTGTATAA
- a CDS encoding arsenic-transporting ATPase, giving the protein MRPEYVFFSGKGGVGKTSLACTAAVHYADNGKKTLIVTTDPASNLADVFEQPIGHHVTPITGVPNLWAMEIDPDEATREYKERSLAPMRDLFDEEMLKVVEEQLSGPCTEEMASFDKFTDFMEDDSWDVIIFDTAPTGHTLRLLELPIEWSKHIKDSAQGSGQTCMGPVALIQESKKKYDDAVARLRDASRTRFIFVMQAEQTSLEETSRAVAELAALGVGTSSIIVNGLIPEAETVNPFFRKRRDMQLTYLERAKQLYAGTPVQTMELLDSEIKGVAMFRRVAPMLFQGGTSNG; this is encoded by the coding sequence ATGCGTCCTGAGTACGTGTTCTTCTCAGGCAAGGGCGGAGTAGGTAAGACGTCCCTGGCGTGCACAGCGGCGGTTCACTATGCGGACAACGGCAAGAAGACGCTCATTGTCACAACAGACCCGGCATCGAATCTGGCCGATGTGTTTGAGCAGCCCATAGGCCACCATGTGACGCCTATCACCGGCGTCCCGAATCTATGGGCCATGGAGATTGACCCGGACGAGGCCACCCGCGAGTACAAGGAGCGGTCACTGGCTCCCATGCGCGATCTCTTTGACGAAGAGATGCTGAAGGTTGTGGAAGAGCAGCTCAGTGGCCCATGTACGGAGGAGATGGCCTCATTCGACAAGTTCACCGATTTCATGGAGGACGACAGTTGGGATGTCATCATCTTTGATACGGCGCCGACGGGGCATACGCTGCGGCTTCTGGAGCTTCCGATCGAGTGGAGCAAGCACATCAAGGACAGCGCGCAAGGCAGCGGTCAGACATGCATGGGACCCGTCGCCCTGATTCAGGAGAGCAAGAAGAAATACGATGACGCGGTAGCGCGACTCCGTGATGCAAGCCGGACACGGTTCATCTTCGTAATGCAGGCAGAGCAGACATCGCTCGAGGAAACGTCACGCGCTGTCGCCGAGCTCGCGGCTCTGGGCGTAGGGACCTCGAGCATCATCGTAAACGGGCTTATCCCCGAGGCTGAGACCGTGAATCCCTTCTTCCGGAAACGTCGTGACATGCAGTTGACATACCTGGAGCGTGCCAAGCAGTTGTATGCGGGTACACCTGTGCAGACGATGGAGTTGCTCGACAGTGAGATCAAAGGAGTGGCGATGTTCCGCAGGGTCGCTCCGATGCTGTTTCAGGGAGGGACGAGCAATGGCTGA
- a CDS encoding arsenical resistance operon transcriptional repressor ArsD produces the protein MKIEFYEPPMCCTTGLCGPSVDERLVRLNEDLKRLQGEEPGLVVERYAINQQPFKFRDNADVYKLVTGNGKKILPVTTVDGKVVKTMEYPSYGELRAALDGAMHAS, from the coding sequence TTGAAAATCGAGTTCTATGAACCACCCATGTGTTGTACGACCGGGCTGTGTGGGCCGTCGGTCGACGAACGTCTCGTTCGGCTCAATGAGGACCTGAAACGTCTTCAAGGGGAGGAGCCTGGGCTCGTCGTCGAACGGTATGCGATCAATCAGCAGCCATTCAAGTTCCGCGACAATGCCGACGTCTACAAGCTCGTGACAGGCAACGGGAAGAAGATCCTTCCGGTGACCACTGTCGACGGCAAGGTTGTCAAGACCATGGAGTATCCATCGTATGGCGAGCTGAGAGCCGCACTCGACGGAGCAATGCATGCGTCCTGA
- a CDS encoding transcriptional regulator, with protein MAMQMSSTRTIDRISVAKALGDETRARIVGVLGARALCVCELKVALSLSQATVSDHLRVLFEAGLLTTSKRSYWTLYAIREDLPLEILKFVSLLTDQVHAQFPDDRSRLADAPTLVCGVSSKKASVALQWAGQRSRKPSTDK; from the coding sequence ATGGCGATGCAGATGTCTAGCACGAGGACAATCGACAGGATTTCGGTTGCGAAGGCGCTGGGAGACGAGACACGGGCGCGCATTGTCGGTGTCCTTGGTGCGCGCGCTCTGTGCGTCTGTGAGCTGAAAGTTGCCTTGAGTCTGTCGCAGGCGACCGTCTCGGATCATTTGCGCGTTCTTTTCGAGGCAGGACTCTTGACGACCTCCAAGCGGAGCTACTGGACGCTGTATGCAATTCGCGAGGACCTGCCGCTCGAGATCCTCAAGTTTGTGTCTCTTCTCACGGACCAGGTTCATGCTCAGTTCCCCGACGACCGGAGCCGCCTGGCAGACGCACCTACGCTGGTCTGTGGAGTCAGCTCCAAAAAAGCGTCTGTTGCACTGCAGTGGGCTGGGCAACGCTCCCGGAAACCCAGTACAGACAAGTGA